A single region of the Montipora capricornis isolate CH-2021 chromosome 13, ASM3666992v2, whole genome shotgun sequence genome encodes:
- the LOC138029228 gene encoding ankyrin repeat domain-containing protein 39-like isoform X3 — MADQSCEHEEACGCASKPQPCAQSFTEMDFERGIWQAALDGNMKRVRSLLDKGGDPDARDGSGYTALVKDIFRQSEQHYASRSGHADICLLLLERGANVNAQTRSGKATSLHRAAYSGHSEVMKILIKHGADARICDSDGQTALHKAAEKMQKDVVRILLDLDAGLREVKDRHGRIPADVAPSSLKELQSMLQIDE; from the exons ATGGCCGACCAATCCTGTGAACATGAGGAAGCCTGTGGTTGTGCATCAAAACCTCAACCATGTGCACAGTCTTTCACAGAAATGGACTTTGAAAGAGGAATCTGGCAAGCTGCATTAGATGGTAATATGAAACGAGTCAGGTCACTTTTGGACAAGGGAGGGGACCCTGATGCAAGAGATGGCTCAGGATACACTGCACTGGTAAAGGATATTTTCAGACAAAGTGAGCAA CATTATGCCAGTCGCAGCGGTCATGCCGACATCTGCCTGTTACTCCTTGAAAGAGGTGCAAACGTAAACGCTCAAACCAGATCAGGCAAGGCCACTTCTCTGCATAGAGCTGCATATTCTGGACACAGTGAAGTGATGAAAATTCTCATCAAACATGGTGCTGATGCAAGAATTTGTGACAGCGATGGACAAACGGCATTGCACAAG GCCGCTGAAAAGATGCAAAAAGATGTTGTGAGAATTTTGTTGGACTTGGATGCCGGTCTCAGGGAAGTGAAAGATAGACATGGAAGAATTCCAGCTGACGTTGCACCCTCAAGCCTCAAGGAATTGCAAAGCATGCTACAAATTGATGAATAG
- the LOC138029229 gene encoding transmembrane protein 254-like, protein MAPPGPTVRKRDYVEDDAKLLDGDFYRMPPVLLSIFIVGAIVFFWLICYDSDAVPLHAMGSFGKFVLYLMANHMKMLRLGFRFLVMVHVLEGGFAYRICRRMNFSRATSFKWLVQTVVVGFPSLGLLLRYRKEREDAKAKSE, encoded by the exons ATGGCGCCCCCGGGTCCCACTGTGCGCAAAAGAGACTATGTTGAAGACGATGCAAAGCTCCTCGATGGCGATTTTTACCGAATGCCTCCGGTATTGCTTTCTATCTTTATAGTTGGCGCGATTGTATTTTTCTGG CTGATCTGCTATGACAGTGATGCTGTACCATTGCATGCTATGGGATCATTTGGAAAATTTGTGTTATACTTGATGGCTAATCACATGAAGATGCTGAGACTTGG tttcagaTTTCTAGTTATGGTCCATGTTTTGGAGGGTGGCTTTGCCTACAGGATTTGCAG GCGGATGAATTTTTCTCGTGCGACAAGTTTCAAGTGGCTGGTACAAACAGTTGTGGTTGGATTTCCGTCACTTGGCTTGCTTCTTAGATATAGAAAGGAGAGAGAAGACGCCAAAGCCAAGAGTGAATAA
- the LOC138029057 gene encoding uncharacterized protein, with protein sequence MKGFLYIVVFILFFVKVNCYSLSHNVSFSPSSWHYRRFAAWDFRDVLGDSRDTSKLPSTGEKLLAKTRSKANKLSPNGIKEDIMSALERYILKNTSSRSILIHDEESSEGLHQLHLLAADPHNGAVCLDGSPPGIYLRYGKGKGKSKWFIFFEGGAWCHDRDSCHERSSTDKGSSKSLTPFLRLEGVLSSQARYNPGFHNWNSALVCYCDGGSFTGYRRRPLKVKGKLLYFRGRCILDAVVDDLIRRGIHNASEIILGGRSSGGLSALIHADYIRKRFRRVTKASFRVLSDAGFFLDSPSWNGSRVAQSVFRQVHHLHNSSTSLNRACIRAQRHDEKWRCFFPEYSIPFVESAIYVVNPLYDSWQIAYFHNVPCILEPKTCNATELSRIMEFRKKTLRGLRAVLSSNRTGLFGDACFTHTQTAMKDLWTKIQVDNVTMNEAFAQWYSDDRENRFRIDKPYPSNPTCPDSDAPWVRWG encoded by the coding sequence ATGAAGGGCTTCCTTTATATCGTCGTTTTCATCCTTTTCTTTGTCAAGGTCAATTGCTATTCATTATCTCACAATGTATCTTTCTCTCCTTCAAGCTGGCACTATCGTCGATTCGCCGCTTGGGACTTTCGAGACGTCCTTGGCGATTCTCGCGACACCAGCAAATTGCCATCAACAGGTGAAAAACTGCTTGCTAAAACCAGATCAAAAGCCAACAAATTGAGCCCGAATGGCATCAAAGAGGACATCATGTCGGCCCTAGAACgatacattttaaaaaatacctCGTCACGTTCAATACTCATCCACGACGAGGAAAGCTCCGAAGGGCTTCATCAGCTGCATCTGTTAGCAGCTGATCCCCACAACGGCGCCGTTTGTTTAGACGGCTCTCCCCCTGGAATTTACTTGCGCTATGGTAAAggcaaaggaaaatcaaaatggtTTATATTTTTCGAGGGGGGTGCATGGTGCCATGATCGTGACTCGTGTCATGAGCGCTCTAGCACAGACAAGGGTTCGTCAAAAAGCCTAACACCGTTTCTTCGTCTTGAGGGTGTTCTCTCCAGTCAAGCACGTTATAATCCTGGCTTCCACAACTGGAATTCTGCTTTGGTTTGTTATTGCGATGGTGGTTCCTTCACTGGATACCGCCGTAGGCCTCTGAAAGTTAAAGGAAAACTTCTGTATTTCCGAGGTCGGTGCATACTTGACGCGGTAGTGGACGATTTGATTCGAAGAGGAATACATAACGCTTCCGAAATCATCTTAGGCGGCCGATCGTCCGGAGGTCTCTCCGCCCTCATACACGCCGATTACATCAGAAAACGTTTTCGTCGCGTTACAAAGGCGTCTTTTCGGGTTCTTTCAGACGCGGGCTTCTTTCTCGACTCGCCCTCTTGGAATGGCAGCAGGGTTGCCCAATCTGTCTTTCGCCAAGTGCATCATTTGCACAACTCATCCACGAGTTTGAATCGCGCCTGTATACGCGCGCAAAGGCATGATGAGAAATGGCGTTGCTTCTTTCCCGAATACTCCATCCCATTTGTCGAGTCAGCTATCTATGTAGTTAACCCCTTATACGACTCGTGGCAGATTGCATATTTCCATAACGTTCCTTGCATCTTAGAACCAAAGACATGCAACGCTACAGAGTTGTCTCGCATTATGGAATtcagaaagaaaactttgcGTGGATTGCGCGCTGTTCTTAGCTCGAACCGAACAGGGCTGTTTGGAGACGCTTGTTTTACTCATACGCAGACTGCTATGAAGGACTTGTGGACTAAGATTCAAGTAGATAACGTTACAATGAATGAGGCATTTGCCCAATGGTACAGCGATGATAGGGAGAATAGATTTAGAATTGATAAACCTTATCCAAGTAATCCCACTTGTCCCGATTCCGACGCACCCTGGGTACGCTGGGGCTAG
- the LOC138029228 gene encoding ankyrin repeat domain-containing protein 39-like isoform X2, with protein sequence MLQETNLEISSPFPRAQWWRSLPCSLNDCGMADQSCEHEEACGCASKPQPCAQSFTEMDFERGIWQAALDGNMKRVRSLLDKGGDPDARDGSGYTALHYASRSGHADICLLLLERGANVNAQTRSGKATSLHRAAYSGHSEVMKILIKHGADARICDSDGQTALHKAAEKMQKDVVRILLDLDAGLREVKDRHGRIPADVAPSSLKELQSMLQIDE encoded by the exons atgttgcaggagacaaatttagaaatCTCCTCTCCATTTCCCAG AGCGCAGTGGTGGAGAAGTCTGCCATGTTCCTTAAATGACTGTGGGATGGCCGACCAATCCTGTGAACATGAGGAAGCCTGTGGTTGTGCATCAAAACCTCAACCATGTGCACAGTCTTTCACAGAAATGGACTTTGAAAGAGGAATCTGGCAAGCTGCATTAGATGGTAATATGAAACGAGTCAGGTCACTTTTGGACAAGGGAGGGGACCCTGATGCAAGAGATGGCTCAGGATACACTGCACTG CATTATGCCAGTCGCAGCGGTCATGCCGACATCTGCCTGTTACTCCTTGAAAGAGGTGCAAACGTAAACGCTCAAACCAGATCAGGCAAGGCCACTTCTCTGCATAGAGCTGCATATTCTGGACACAGTGAAGTGATGAAAATTCTCATCAAACATGGTGCTGATGCAAGAATTTGTGACAGCGATGGACAAACGGCATTGCACAAG GCCGCTGAAAAGATGCAAAAAGATGTTGTGAGAATTTTGTTGGACTTGGATGCCGGTCTCAGGGAAGTGAAAGATAGACATGGAAGAATTCCAGCTGACGTTGCACCCTCAAGCCTCAAGGAATTGCAAAGCATGCTACAAATTGATGAATAG
- the LOC138029228 gene encoding ankyrin repeat domain-containing protein 39-like isoform X1, whose product MLQETNLEISSPFPRAQWWRSLPCSLNDCGMADQSCEHEEACGCASKPQPCAQSFTEMDFERGIWQAALDGNMKRVRSLLDKGGDPDARDGSGYTALVKDIFRQSEQHYASRSGHADICLLLLERGANVNAQTRSGKATSLHRAAYSGHSEVMKILIKHGADARICDSDGQTALHKAAEKMQKDVVRILLDLDAGLREVKDRHGRIPADVAPSSLKELQSMLQIDE is encoded by the exons atgttgcaggagacaaatttagaaatCTCCTCTCCATTTCCCAG AGCGCAGTGGTGGAGAAGTCTGCCATGTTCCTTAAATGACTGTGGGATGGCCGACCAATCCTGTGAACATGAGGAAGCCTGTGGTTGTGCATCAAAACCTCAACCATGTGCACAGTCTTTCACAGAAATGGACTTTGAAAGAGGAATCTGGCAAGCTGCATTAGATGGTAATATGAAACGAGTCAGGTCACTTTTGGACAAGGGAGGGGACCCTGATGCAAGAGATGGCTCAGGATACACTGCACTGGTAAAGGATATTTTCAGACAAAGTGAGCAA CATTATGCCAGTCGCAGCGGTCATGCCGACATCTGCCTGTTACTCCTTGAAAGAGGTGCAAACGTAAACGCTCAAACCAGATCAGGCAAGGCCACTTCTCTGCATAGAGCTGCATATTCTGGACACAGTGAAGTGATGAAAATTCTCATCAAACATGGTGCTGATGCAAGAATTTGTGACAGCGATGGACAAACGGCATTGCACAAG GCCGCTGAAAAGATGCAAAAAGATGTTGTGAGAATTTTGTTGGACTTGGATGCCGGTCTCAGGGAAGTGAAAGATAGACATGGAAGAATTCCAGCTGACGTTGCACCCTCAAGCCTCAAGGAATTGCAAAGCATGCTACAAATTGATGAATAG
- the LOC138029228 gene encoding ankyrin repeat domain-containing protein 39-like isoform X4 yields the protein MADQSCEHEEACGCASKPQPCAQSFTEMDFERGIWQAALDGNMKRVRSLLDKGGDPDARDGSGYTALHYASRSGHADICLLLLERGANVNAQTRSGKATSLHRAAYSGHSEVMKILIKHGADARICDSDGQTALHKAAEKMQKDVVRILLDLDAGLREVKDRHGRIPADVAPSSLKELQSMLQIDE from the exons ATGGCCGACCAATCCTGTGAACATGAGGAAGCCTGTGGTTGTGCATCAAAACCTCAACCATGTGCACAGTCTTTCACAGAAATGGACTTTGAAAGAGGAATCTGGCAAGCTGCATTAGATGGTAATATGAAACGAGTCAGGTCACTTTTGGACAAGGGAGGGGACCCTGATGCAAGAGATGGCTCAGGATACACTGCACTG CATTATGCCAGTCGCAGCGGTCATGCCGACATCTGCCTGTTACTCCTTGAAAGAGGTGCAAACGTAAACGCTCAAACCAGATCAGGCAAGGCCACTTCTCTGCATAGAGCTGCATATTCTGGACACAGTGAAGTGATGAAAATTCTCATCAAACATGGTGCTGATGCAAGAATTTGTGACAGCGATGGACAAACGGCATTGCACAAG GCCGCTGAAAAGATGCAAAAAGATGTTGTGAGAATTTTGTTGGACTTGGATGCCGGTCTCAGGGAAGTGAAAGATAGACATGGAAGAATTCCAGCTGACGTTGCACCCTCAAGCCTCAAGGAATTGCAAAGCATGCTACAAATTGATGAATAG